In Chitinibacter sp. SCUT-21, a single genomic region encodes these proteins:
- a CDS encoding acyl-CoA thioesterase: MSHLTTIKVRGYHLDLYGHVNNARYLEFLEEARWGMLEEGGGVEWFTERSLALVISRIDIRYKRSATMGDVLEVKTALAQLNERDGLIRQQVLRQDNGKLVAEADVTFAVIHPEQAGAQLLQGELGERLALMQEVAKNV, translated from the coding sequence ATGTCTCATTTGACGACGATTAAAGTGCGCGGCTATCACTTAGATCTCTACGGCCATGTTAATAACGCGCGTTATCTGGAGTTTTTAGAAGAAGCACGCTGGGGCATGCTCGAAGAAGGTGGTGGTGTAGAGTGGTTTACCGAGCGCAGCTTGGCCTTGGTGATTAGCCGCATCGATATCCGCTATAAACGCTCCGCCACGATGGGCGATGTGCTGGAAGTGAAAACCGCCTTGGCGCAATTGAACGAGCGCGATGGGCTCATTCGCCAGCAAGTGCTGCGCCAAGATAATGGCAAACTTGTCGCCGAAGCGGACGTGACATTTGCCGTTATCCACCCTGAGCAAGCGGGTGCGCAATTATTACAAGGTGAATTGGGCGAGCGCTTGGCGCTGATGCAAGAGGTAGCAAAAAATGTTTAA
- a CDS encoding LEA type 2 family protein, with translation MFKRCLALFMLLVLAGCSSIPANFEKPQVNLASISIAKLGLLEQQFVLNLRVTNPNDFDIPINGLNVNVDLNNREFAQGVSNEKVTLPRLGEKIVKLNVTTNLGNVFKQLGALQSSDLKLAYKIRGKVYAPLIPGGLPFERTGELNGLGEAKGVQKY, from the coding sequence ATGTTTAAACGTTGTTTGGCGCTGTTTATGTTGCTGGTGCTGGCTGGGTGTTCGAGCATTCCAGCCAATTTTGAAAAGCCGCAAGTCAATTTAGCCAGTATCTCAATTGCCAAGCTGGGCCTCCTTGAGCAACAGTTTGTGCTCAATCTTCGCGTCACCAATCCGAATGATTTCGATATTCCCATCAATGGCCTGAATGTGAATGTCGATTTAAATAATCGGGAATTTGCACAAGGCGTGAGCAATGAAAAAGTGACTTTGCCGCGCTTGGGCGAAAAAATCGTCAAGCTTAATGTCACGACCAATCTGGGTAATGTGTTTAAGCAATTGGGCGCATTACAAAGTAGCGATCTTAAATTGGCGTATAAAATCCGCGGCAAAGTGTATGCGCCGCTGATTCCCGGCGGCCTGCCTTTTGAACGTACGGGTGAACTCAATGGTTTGGGTGAAGCCAAAGGTGTACAGAAGTACTAG
- a CDS encoding helix-turn-helix domain-containing protein: MRDVYFVLSPHFMLLDLAGPAEVLQIAREHGADLRLHMIAPVPDLVSSIGLRQHQLAPLPCPIPAGALVMLIGVQNSKDNLQLPEAQTIVAWLRAQFDAQQHQLACICSGTMIAAQAGLLKDRHCTTHHELIERLRNTEPKAQIAENRLFVEDGPIATSAGITAGIDLALHMVARDYGPAMAQSIAREMVVWLRRSGNDPQLSAWLAHRNHIHPLVHKAQDLISQHLSERQTLSELASQVHTTPRTLSRLFLQHAGLTPHDYQKSLRLAQAQQLLLNPDLSLDEVAQAAGFSSSRDFRRVWQQHSGKLPSESRGITS, translated from the coding sequence ATGCGTGACGTCTATTTTGTATTGAGCCCGCACTTTATGCTGCTCGACTTAGCGGGGCCGGCTGAAGTGCTGCAAATCGCGCGCGAGCACGGTGCTGATTTGCGCTTGCATATGATCGCGCCAGTGCCCGATTTGGTGTCGTCAATCGGCCTGCGCCAGCATCAGCTCGCGCCACTGCCGTGCCCAATCCCAGCGGGTGCGTTGGTGATGCTGATCGGGGTGCAAAACTCGAAAGACAATTTGCAACTACCCGAGGCGCAAACCATCGTCGCTTGGCTGCGCGCGCAGTTTGATGCCCAGCAACACCAGCTGGCATGTATTTGTTCGGGAACGATGATCGCCGCGCAAGCGGGCCTGTTAAAAGATCGCCATTGCACGACGCATCACGAGCTGATTGAGCGGCTGCGCAATACCGAGCCCAAGGCGCAGATTGCCGAAAACCGCTTATTCGTCGAAGACGGCCCGATTGCCACCAGTGCGGGCATTACGGCGGGGATTGATTTGGCGCTGCATATGGTTGCGCGTGACTATGGCCCTGCGATGGCACAAAGCATCGCGCGTGAGATGGTCGTTTGGCTACGGCGTAGCGGTAACGATCCGCAATTATCGGCGTGGCTGGCGCATCGCAATCACATTCACCCGCTGGTGCATAAGGCGCAAGATTTAATCAGCCAGCACTTGAGCGAGCGCCAAACACTCTCCGAGCTGGCCTCACAGGTACACACCACGCCACGCACATTAAGCCGCTTGTTTTTGCAACACGCGGGCTTAACGCCGCATGATTACCAAAAATCGCTGCGGCTCGCGCAGGCGCAGCAATTATTGCTGAACCCCGATTTAAGTCTGGATGAAGTTGCGCAAGCCGCTGGGTTTTCATCCAGCCGAGATTTTCGTCGTGTGTGGCAACAGCACAGCGGCAAGTTGCCGAGTGAATCCAGGGGTATAACTAGCTAG
- a CDS encoding EamA family transporter, whose amino-acid sequence MPLRDLLLALVVVSTWGFNFVVIQWGLHGLPPLLLGALRFLLVALPAIFFIPRPALAAKYWLAYGVVWGVGQFGFLFTAMKLGMPAGLASVVLQSQAFFTLLFALLFLRETWRWYQLAGLIVAAAGLAIIASSHGKGLSGSAMSLIGFSFTLCGAAGWALGNVLIRHMAKSGIVFKASHLIIWAALPPLAIFSMLTLAIDGPAVVSAALLNISLQSILAVLYLALIATILATSIWNDLLQRHSANLVAPFSLLVPWFGLASSALFLDEKLLPMQWLGALILMLGLVLNVFGARISVGKLKYA is encoded by the coding sequence ATGCCTTTACGTGATTTGCTGCTCGCCTTGGTGGTGGTCAGCACCTGGGGCTTTAATTTTGTCGTGATTCAATGGGGATTGCACGGCCTACCGCCGCTGTTGCTCGGTGCGCTGCGCTTTTTGCTGGTGGCGCTGCCTGCGATTTTCTTTATCCCGCGCCCTGCGCTTGCGGCCAAATACTGGTTGGCCTACGGCGTGGTGTGGGGCGTGGGGCAATTTGGCTTTTTATTTACCGCGATGAAATTGGGCATGCCAGCGGGTCTGGCCTCAGTAGTGTTGCAATCGCAGGCGTTTTTTACGCTGCTGTTTGCGCTGCTGTTTTTGCGCGAAACGTGGCGCTGGTATCAATTGGCGGGGCTGATCGTCGCGGCGGCGGGCTTGGCTATCATTGCCAGCTCGCACGGTAAGGGATTGAGCGGCTCGGCAATGAGCTTGATTGGTTTTAGTTTTACACTGTGCGGCGCGGCGGGTTGGGCTTTGGGCAATGTATTGATTCGCCATATGGCCAAGTCGGGCATTGTCTTCAAAGCCAGTCACCTAATCATCTGGGCGGCATTACCCCCACTGGCTATCTTTAGCATGCTGACGCTCGCGATCGACGGCCCGGCAGTGGTCAGCGCCGCCCTGCTCAATATTTCGCTGCAGTCGATTTTGGCCGTGCTGTATTTGGCGCTAATCGCGACGATTTTGGCGACGTCGATCTGGAACGATTTATTGCAGCGCCATTCGGCCAATCTAGTCGCGCCGTTTAGCTTGCTGGTGCCGTGGTTTGGTTTAGCGTCGTCGGCCCTATTTTTAGATGAAAAATTATTGCCCATGCAATGGCTGGGCGCCTTGATCTTGATGCTGGGCTTGGTGCTGAATGTATTTGGCGCACGAATTAGCGTTGGAAAGTTGAAATATGCGTGA
- a CDS encoding isochorismatase family protein yields the protein MSAALLVIDVQQSFEHRPYWDTHDLPEFSRRLNQLIAGCEAAGIPVVNILHADNDDVFRKDSGWVKPMAFLRHTPMATFEKHVHNALTESGLLQWLNERNIRHLIISGIRTEQCCETTTRVASDLGFTVDFVSEATLTFAMTHANGTVYSAAEIKARTELVLAGRFARICSVAQVLADLKKPEVAHA from the coding sequence ATGTCCGCAGCACTACTTGTAATAGATGTACAGCAATCGTTTGAGCATCGCCCGTATTGGGATACGCACGATCTACCGGAGTTTTCGCGCAGACTGAATCAGTTGATCGCGGGCTGCGAAGCGGCGGGGATTCCGGTGGTCAATATCTTGCACGCCGATAACGATGATGTGTTTCGTAAAGATAGTGGCTGGGTCAAGCCGATGGCTTTTTTGCGCCACACGCCAATGGCGACGTTTGAAAAGCATGTGCACAATGCGCTGACCGAATCGGGTTTGTTGCAATGGCTGAACGAGCGCAATATTCGGCATTTGATCATCAGCGGCATCCGGACCGAACAATGCTGCGAAACCACCACCCGGGTGGCGTCTGATTTGGGCTTTACGGTCGATTTTGTTAGCGAGGCAACGCTGACCTTTGCGATGACGCACGCCAATGGTACGGTGTATAGCGCGGCCGAGATTAAAGCGCGGACCGAGCTGGTATTGGCGGGACGTTTTGCGCGGATTTGCAGCGTGGCGCAAGTATTGGCGGATTTGAAAAAACCTGAGGTGGCTCATGCTTGA
- a CDS encoding DUF2799 domain-containing protein: MKTMLSLLVASVVLSGCAAMSESECKLGDWYGAGLRDGQQGEASQIAEYAKACSEYGVTAGLVSYQRGHEQGLLSYCTPENGYRVGRAGGNYGNVCAPHLQAGFLREYQRGYDFYRIERDIREQESRLERLHKERKTLEEQLIKADKEDERRKLLRQLNRVGDEQEDTYRQIKRLRSQLDR; encoded by the coding sequence ATGAAAACGATGTTGAGCTTACTCGTAGCCAGTGTTGTGTTAAGTGGCTGCGCAGCAATGAGCGAATCCGAATGCAAACTCGGTGATTGGTACGGCGCCGGCTTGCGCGATGGTCAGCAGGGCGAGGCCAGCCAGATTGCCGAATATGCCAAAGCCTGCAGCGAGTACGGCGTAACGGCGGGCTTGGTCTCGTATCAGCGCGGGCATGAGCAAGGTTTGCTTAGCTACTGCACGCCAGAAAATGGCTACCGCGTCGGGCGTGCCGGTGGCAATTACGGCAATGTTTGCGCTCCGCACCTGCAAGCGGGCTTTTTACGCGAATACCAGCGCGGCTACGATTTTTATCGCATCGAGCGCGATATTCGCGAGCAAGAATCTCGGCTGGAGCGCCTACATAAAGAGCGCAAAACGCTGGAAGAACAATTGATCAAGGCCGACAAAGAAGACGAGCGCCGCAAATTGCTGCGCCAGCTCAATCGCGTGGGGGACGAGCAGGAAGATACTTACCGCCAGATCAAACGGCTGCGCAGTCAGCTTGATCGCTAG
- a CDS encoding class I SAM-dependent methyltransferase, with translation MQTQLFIKMIGLISTHTPTELCQLAQSLGLPLWDTPPEDATHYLAWVDEHLELRSLSEKAAVWVDFIGGAAAHRRQFGGGRGQPVAKAVGIKSGYTPRVLDATAGLGRDAFVLASLGCEMTLIERTPVAYLLLKDGLERAQQDTQVADIANRMQLHFGDGRAWLAERAAGAGPLAAQEFDVVYLDPMFPEPGKRAKSKKEMAAFQTLIGGDEDADALLAPARQIALKRITVKRPRHAPHLAGVKPDFALEGESTRFDGYLPIKV, from the coding sequence TTGCAGACACAGTTATTCATTAAGATGATCGGTTTAATCAGCACCCATACCCCCACCGAGCTTTGCCAGCTAGCCCAATCACTAGGCTTGCCACTGTGGGATACCCCACCGGAAGATGCAACGCACTATTTGGCTTGGGTCGACGAGCATCTTGAATTACGCTCGCTCAGCGAAAAAGCGGCGGTATGGGTGGATTTTATCGGCGGCGCCGCAGCGCATCGCAGGCAATTTGGCGGCGGCCGCGGCCAGCCCGTCGCCAAAGCGGTCGGGATTAAAAGCGGCTACACGCCGCGCGTGCTCGACGCGACTGCCGGCCTTGGACGCGACGCATTTGTCTTGGCGAGTTTGGGTTGCGAAATGACGCTAATCGAACGTACCCCAGTGGCGTATTTACTGCTAAAAGACGGGCTAGAACGCGCGCAGCAAGATACCCAAGTTGCCGATATCGCCAATCGGATGCAGCTGCATTTTGGCGACGGCCGCGCGTGGCTCGCCGAGCGCGCCGCAGGCGCTGGCCCCTTGGCCGCGCAAGAGTTCGACGTCGTTTATCTTGACCCGATGTTCCCCGAGCCGGGCAAGCGCGCGAAATCGAAAAAAGAAATGGCTGCATTTCAAACGCTAATCGGCGGCGATGAAGATGCCGACGCGCTGCTCGCGCCAGCGCGGCAAATCGCACTCAAACGCATCACCGTAAAACGCCCCCGCCACGCCCCGCACTTGGCGGGCGTCAAACCCGATTTTGCGCTGGAAGGTGAAAGCACGCGCTTTGATGGTTATTTGCCGATCAAAGTCTAA
- a CDS encoding zinc-dependent peptidase, translating into MLQTMQNLYRRWWLKKHPINDDLWLPLTTMPILRGLNTEELERLKELAAWFLHTKAISPVQGIEFSDPMRVVLAIQAVLPILNLGFDAYDDWQEIIIYPSQFVSKTHKRDHYGFVHEGEQVLAGQARSDGPVLLSWHDVMEAPWQDGFNVVIHELAHKLDMRNGFPNGNPPLHYGMNQNHWQAAFSHAFIDLQQKARNGEYSAVDLYAATDAAECFAVCSEMFFEDPHTLNDSYPAVYQQLKLFYRQDPIRRLPRVGYGFADTVIH; encoded by the coding sequence ATGCTGCAAACCATGCAAAACCTGTACCGCCGTTGGTGGCTAAAAAAGCACCCGATTAACGACGATTTATGGCTGCCTTTAACAACGATGCCGATCTTGCGCGGCTTGAATACGGAAGAACTTGAAAGGCTAAAAGAGCTGGCTGCGTGGTTTTTGCACACCAAGGCCATCAGCCCAGTGCAAGGCATTGAATTTAGCGACCCGATGCGCGTCGTGTTGGCGATTCAAGCGGTGCTGCCGATTCTGAATTTGGGCTTTGACGCGTACGACGATTGGCAAGAAATCATCATTTATCCGAGCCAGTTTGTCAGCAAAACGCATAAGCGCGATCACTATGGTTTTGTGCACGAGGGCGAGCAAGTGCTGGCCGGCCAAGCGCGTAGCGACGGCCCAGTTTTGCTATCGTGGCACGATGTGATGGAAGCGCCGTGGCAGGATGGCTTTAATGTCGTGATCCACGAATTGGCGCATAAACTCGATATGCGCAACGGTTTTCCGAACGGCAACCCGCCGCTGCATTACGGCATGAATCAAAACCACTGGCAGGCCGCGTTTAGCCATGCCTTTATCGATTTGCAGCAAAAAGCGCGCAATGGCGAATACAGCGCGGTCGATTTATACGCCGCCACCGACGCGGCCGAATGCTTTGCCGTTTGCAGCGAAATGTTCTTTGAAGACCCGCACACACTGAACGACAGCTACCCTGCGGTGTATCAGCAGCTCAAACTCTTTTACCGCCAAGACCCCATTCGCCGGCTTCCTCGTGTAGGCTACGGGTTTGCAGACACAGTTATTCATTAA
- a CDS encoding extracellular solute-binding protein, with protein MSLQARIVSIACAIYLATALALMFAGQLSGVGFAVLAIGLLALIAALYLATRKSIGQLAAMSSAIAHQAGEHGDLTLRLPVSSGEVGDIARAYNLFVAKFQNVLRDVQREMEGLAISLHELSAVTTQMARDTRSQSDFAASSAATVEEITVSINHIADSARDMDSVVGETQRISGDSADAVQRVSEEVGQVSSAMVSLGKTMDGLGERSVEISSIIGVIKDIADQTNLLALNAAIEAARAGEQGRGFAVVADEVRKLAERTSQATVEIARKIESVGIETERAVSNMSSTSSRVGQSVTLADDARTHMLEIRERMDHVVSLVRQIADSTTEQSSAAMSMATSAEQINVMTMATDSALQQASKTLVSLDDRAKRLLQIVGSYKLADIEVLHWWQAASEAKAVSEIKALLNQRDHHWVDAQIGGDNPMGSLKQRVMAGHPPTAAAIGGVKIQNWARDGVLADLSDIARGENWSNLLPAVLDKMMQADGKYVAVPLGVARVNMMWINAAMFKRIGLNVPKTWDDFFAVGDRFKQAGIPLIAIGEQHWQIATIFEALALGQGGADFYVKAFSKLDPSALTGPAMIRALETLRRMKPYCTPDKTGRDWNLATADVVNGRAALQIMGDWSKGEFVQAGKQQGVDYLCVPSPTLNGEYSFAADTLTMFKLTEPKAIAAQRDFVSLLMSQEGQEVFNLHKGNIPARTDVNLARYDDYAKQSARDFSGAASKGVLVPSWAHNMAVQDEVRMAWFEIVEAFWRNDSMTPQDAAKRFAEAARRSR; from the coding sequence ATGTCTCTACAAGCTCGCATTGTATCGATAGCCTGCGCAATTTACTTGGCGACTGCGCTGGCCTTAATGTTCGCAGGCCAACTCAGTGGCGTGGGTTTTGCGGTGTTGGCGATAGGTTTATTGGCGCTGATCGCCGCGCTGTATTTAGCAACTCGCAAGTCGATTGGACAATTGGCGGCGATGAGTTCCGCGATTGCACATCAGGCGGGCGAGCATGGCGATCTGACTTTGCGCTTGCCAGTCAGTAGCGGCGAAGTGGGTGATATTGCCCGCGCTTATAATTTATTTGTCGCCAAATTTCAAAACGTGCTGCGCGATGTGCAGCGTGAAATGGAAGGCTTGGCGATTAGCCTGCATGAATTAAGCGCCGTCACGACGCAAATGGCGCGCGATACGCGCAGCCAATCTGATTTTGCCGCCTCGTCCGCGGCGACGGTCGAAGAAATCACCGTCAGCATTAATCATATTGCCGATAGTGCACGCGACATGGATAGCGTGGTTGGCGAAACGCAGCGCATTTCTGGCGATAGCGCCGATGCGGTGCAACGCGTGTCAGAAGAAGTGGGGCAAGTTTCGAGCGCGATGGTTTCGCTGGGTAAAACCATGGATGGCTTGGGCGAACGTTCGGTGGAAATTAGCAGCATTATTGGCGTGATTAAAGATATTGCTGATCAAACTAATTTGCTGGCATTGAACGCAGCGATTGAAGCGGCGCGCGCCGGAGAGCAAGGGCGTGGTTTTGCCGTGGTGGCCGACGAGGTGCGAAAACTCGCTGAACGAACCTCACAAGCGACGGTTGAAATCGCGCGCAAAATTGAATCGGTGGGGATCGAGACCGAACGCGCCGTTAGCAATATGTCGAGCACATCAAGCCGTGTTGGCCAAAGCGTCACCTTGGCCGACGATGCGCGCACGCATATGCTAGAAATTCGCGAACGCATGGATCATGTGGTGAGCTTGGTGAGGCAAATTGCCGATTCAACTACCGAGCAATCATCTGCTGCGATGTCGATGGCGACTTCGGCCGAACAAATTAATGTAATGACGATGGCGACCGATTCGGCCTTGCAGCAGGCGAGCAAAACTTTGGTTTCACTCGATGATAGAGCCAAGCGTTTATTGCAAATCGTCGGCAGCTATAAATTGGCCGATATTGAAGTGCTGCACTGGTGGCAGGCGGCGAGTGAAGCCAAAGCCGTTTCTGAAATTAAAGCTTTACTCAATCAGCGCGATCACCACTGGGTTGACGCGCAGATCGGCGGTGATAACCCGATGGGCTCGCTGAAACAGCGCGTGATGGCTGGCCATCCGCCGACTGCTGCGGCCATTGGCGGCGTGAAAATCCAAAACTGGGCGCGCGATGGCGTGTTGGCTGATCTAAGCGATATTGCACGCGGCGAAAATTGGTCTAATTTATTGCCAGCTGTGCTCGATAAAATGATGCAGGCCGATGGTAAATACGTAGCTGTGCCGCTTGGCGTGGCCCGCGTCAATATGATGTGGATTAATGCGGCGATGTTTAAACGCATTGGTCTTAATGTGCCCAAAACCTGGGATGATTTTTTTGCCGTTGGCGATCGCTTTAAGCAAGCAGGTATTCCGCTGATCGCTATCGGTGAGCAGCATTGGCAAATCGCGACGATTTTTGAAGCTTTGGCTTTGGGGCAGGGCGGGGCTGATTTTTATGTAAAAGCCTTTAGCAAGCTCGATCCATCAGCACTCACTGGCCCGGCAATGATTCGCGCCTTGGAAACGCTGCGCCGCATGAAGCCGTATTGCACGCCCGACAAAACCGGCCGCGATTGGAATCTGGCTACCGCTGACGTCGTGAATGGTCGCGCAGCTTTGCAGATTATGGGCGATTGGTCGAAAGGCGAATTTGTGCAAGCGGGTAAACAGCAAGGCGTGGATTATCTGTGCGTGCCATCGCCAACGCTCAATGGTGAATACAGCTTTGCTGCCGATACGCTAACGATGTTCAAACTAACCGAGCCTAAAGCCATCGCTGCGCAGCGCGATTTTGTTAGCTTGCTGATGAGCCAAGAAGGGCAGGAAGTATTCAATTTGCACAAAGGCAATATTCCAGCGCGTACCGACGTGAACTTGGCGCGCTATGACGATTACGCCAAACAATCGGCGCGAGATTTCTCGGGAGCCGCGAGCAAAGGCGTGCTGGTGCCGTCGTGGGCGCATAATATGGCGGTGCAAGACGAGGTGCGGATGGCGTGGTTTGAGATTGTTGAAGCCTTCTGGCGCAACGACAGCATGACTCCGCAAGACGCGGCCAAACGCTTTGCTGAAGCGGCGCGGCGCTCGCGATAA
- a CDS encoding glycosyltransferase family 1 protein, producing the protein MKILIVTDAWEPQVNGVVRTLKQTRAELQKMGHIVDLLTPLEFKTVPCPTYPDIRLSIFPGSKVNQRIRDFAPDAIHIATEGPLGLAARKYCLKNKLPYTTAYHSRFPEYVQLRFGIPLSWTYAWLRRFHNSAQAVMAPTRVVVEDLEKRGITNVVLWSRGVDLDIFKPGRRDKLASRSPIFVYVGRVAVEKNVQAFLELDLPGSKWVVGDGPAAASLKAQYGNMPNIHWLGVLNQSELAEVYSSADVFVFPSKTDTFGLVLLEAMACGCPVAAYPVTGPIDVIGSDGPGSLHEDLHEACMGALQIDRDEVRRFAEKYSWAAASRQFASHLHPFTAQAQQELRLAEQGAGGE; encoded by the coding sequence ATGAAGATTTTGATCGTTACCGATGCGTGGGAGCCCCAAGTCAATGGCGTGGTGCGTACCCTCAAACAAACGCGCGCCGAGTTGCAAAAAATGGGGCATATCGTTGATTTGCTAACGCCACTGGAATTTAAAACCGTTCCCTGCCCGACTTACCCCGATATTCGCCTCTCGATTTTCCCCGGCAGCAAAGTGAATCAACGCATTCGTGATTTCGCGCCCGACGCAATTCACATCGCAACCGAAGGCCCATTGGGTCTGGCCGCGCGCAAGTATTGCTTAAAAAATAAACTCCCGTACACCACTGCGTACCACTCGCGCTTTCCGGAGTATGTGCAGCTACGCTTTGGTATTCCTTTATCGTGGACCTATGCCTGGCTGAGGCGCTTTCATAATTCGGCGCAAGCAGTGATGGCGCCAACGCGCGTGGTGGTAGAAGACCTTGAAAAACGTGGCATTACAAACGTCGTACTGTGGTCACGCGGCGTGGATTTAGATATCTTTAAACCGGGCCGCCGCGATAAATTGGCGTCGCGTTCGCCGATTTTTGTGTATGTCGGCCGCGTAGCGGTTGAGAAAAACGTCCAAGCTTTTTTAGAGCTGGATTTACCCGGTAGCAAATGGGTGGTCGGCGATGGCCCCGCTGCAGCCAGCTTAAAAGCACAATACGGCAATATGCCCAATATTCACTGGTTAGGCGTGCTCAATCAAAGCGAACTGGCTGAAGTGTATAGCAGCGCCGACGTGTTTGTTTTCCCGAGCAAAACAGATACCTTTGGCCTAGTATTGCTCGAAGCAATGGCCTGCGGTTGCCCTGTAGCCGCATACCCCGTTACCGGCCCGATTGATGTGATTGGCAGCGATGGCCCGGGCTCATTGCATGAAGACTTGCACGAAGCATGCATGGGCGCACTGCAAATTGATCGCGACGAAGTTCGCCGCTTTGCCGAGAAATACTCTTGGGCGGCAGCGAGCCGCCAATTTGCTTCGCACCTGCACCCATTCACCGCCCAAGCACAACAAGAACTGCGTTTGGCTGAGCAAGGTGCCGGTGGCGAATAA
- a CDS encoding UDP-2,3-diacylglucosamine diphosphatase, translated as MANELRFRSIWISDVHLGTSGCQAAYLLDFLKHTECDHLYLVGDIIDGWALKRNWYWQQSHNDVIQKVLRKARKGTQVTFIPGNHDEAARQFIGLMFGEIKIEDEVIHTAANGKRYLVLHGDQFDGVVQCAKWLAIVGDRAYGITLKLNHWFNRARARMGLGYWSLSQYLKHKVKKAVNFVTNFEEAVAAEAKNRGLDGVICGHIHKAEMREINGVMYCNDGDWVESLSALVELPNGELKIITWQKLYGEQAEQISALLPSPSLNPVIQLNKGNAA; from the coding sequence ATGGCCAATGAATTACGTTTTCGTAGTATCTGGATTTCTGACGTTCACCTAGGCACTTCAGGCTGCCAAGCCGCTTATTTACTCGACTTTCTCAAGCACACCGAATGTGATCATCTGTATCTGGTCGGCGACATTATCGACGGCTGGGCTTTAAAAAGAAACTGGTACTGGCAGCAAAGTCATAACGACGTGATTCAAAAAGTGTTGCGTAAAGCACGCAAAGGCACACAAGTTACGTTTATTCCCGGCAATCACGACGAAGCCGCCCGTCAGTTTATTGGCTTGATGTTTGGCGAAATCAAAATTGAAGACGAAGTCATCCATACCGCGGCGAACGGCAAACGCTATTTAGTACTGCATGGCGATCAATTTGATGGCGTCGTGCAATGTGCCAAATGGCTGGCGATTGTCGGCGATCGGGCGTATGGCATCACGCTCAAACTCAATCACTGGTTTAACCGCGCCCGCGCTCGCATGGGCTTGGGCTACTGGTCGCTATCGCAATACCTCAAACACAAAGTCAAAAAGGCCGTCAATTTCGTCACCAATTTTGAAGAAGCGGTGGCGGCTGAAGCCAAAAATCGCGGCCTTGATGGCGTGATCTGCGGCCACATCCATAAAGCGGAAATGCGCGAAATCAATGGCGTGATGTATTGCAACGACGGCGATTGGGTTGAAAGTTTATCCGCCTTGGTCGAATTGCCCAATGGCGAATTAAAAATTATCACGTGGCAAAAGCTTTACGGTGAGCAGGCGGAGCAAATTTCTGCCCTATTACCGAGCCCATCTTTAAATCCTGTAATTCAATTGAACAAAGGAAATGCGGCATGA
- a CDS encoding DUF1289 domain-containing protein — protein sequence MSANNNRPDSPCIAVCSTAVGDDICRGCGRTVQEVAMWVALPADQKEAIWQRLEQHWATRGLPPPWLARDKRG from the coding sequence ATGTCTGCTAACAATAATCGCCCCGACTCTCCTTGCATTGCCGTGTGTTCGACCGCGGTGGGAGACGATATTTGCCGTGGCTGCGGTCGCACCGTACAAGAGGTGGCGATGTGGGTGGCCTTGCCTGCCGATCAAAAAGAAGCAATTTGGCAAAGGTTAGAGCAACATTGGGCAACCCGTGGTTTACCTCCACCATGGCTTGCGCGGGATAAACGCGGTTAA